One Coffea arabica cultivar ET-39 chromosome 5c, Coffea Arabica ET-39 HiFi, whole genome shotgun sequence DNA window includes the following coding sequences:
- the LOC140007175 gene encoding uncharacterized protein — translation MLESQQGLDLIEEDLIEAPKNKKFEKATCEHVEMEASDHCLLILNTNPQKRKVKRRFYFDQRWAKDKESDTVIKRAWGVEQHRSRMFRVVKRIKKCRLVLIEWNKRVKANTKVKIQEIKEKLKVAREEGDPCNSGDIASLKRQLSKTYKDEELFWSQKSRSRWLKERDKNTTFFHISVNEAKIKQALFSVFPNKAPGVDGISPLFFQNYWNIIKDDVVNAISSFFHTGLSNLIKKTVEGNALTGIKIYKDSPMVSQLSFADDSLLCYKASKQEALKVKEILQQYGQALGQVINFDKSAMFFSRNTPNQTRVVISEALDSMREAHSEKYLGLLMTIRRAKNQAFGYLKSKINKGGNGRLLCLQKWFSAQDVEYITSIPLSLYRRNDRLYWKHSKSSMYTMKSGYAAAKLEDASQSRRLEPGSETSWEVRKHIVWKRLWSLNLKMKLKHFLWRCLQNSLLVNEAIYKRIGKGSSLCSCCGEDTETIEHICFFCPKAQMVWKIAPVSWEGITEPQSNIQRWWDAVMQSAKKEQGLDRIKLTVMTALEAIGGGGTEEEGPAVSLADLRVEEDPTRTDLIHKLHVKSQMEIVVMQIKNPQLDCQGIPKQCNSIQPTSNVATGFSIAFKNKSQQSMLQTISARERIEGYLYTDDYTK, via the exons AAATTTGAAAAAGCAACTTGTGAACATGTTGAGATGGAAGCATCTGACCACTGCCTTCTAATACTTAACACAAATCCACAAAAAAGGAAAGTGAAGAGAAGGTTCTACTTTGATCAAAGATGGGCCAAGGATAAAGAATCGGATACAGTAATAAAAAGAGCATGGGGAGTGGAACAACATAGGTCAAGAATGTTCAGAGTGGTCAAAAGGATAAAGAAGTGCAGATTAGTCCTGATTGAATGGAACAAAAGAGTGAAAGCTAATACAAAAGTAAAGATCCAAGAGATAAAGGAGAAGTTGAAAGTAGCAAGAGAGGAAGGTGATCCATGCAACAGTGGAGATATTGCATCCTTGAAAAGGCAACTAAGTAAAACTTACAAGGATGAGGAGCTGTTTTGGAGTCAGAAGTCAAGAAGTAGATGGCTTAAAGAGAGGGACAAGAATACAACATTTTTCCATATAAGT GTGAATGAGGCTAAAATTAAGCAAGCACTTTTTTCTGTGTTCCCTAACAAAGCCCCAGGAGTAGATGGTATATCTCCATTATTCTTTCAAAACTACTGGAACATTATTAAAGATGATGTTGTCAATGCCATTAGCAGTTTCTTTCATACTG GGCTATCTAACTTAATCAAGAAAACTGTGGAAGGAAATGCATTAACTGGCATTAAAATCTATAAAGATAGCCCTATGGTTTCTCAGCTGTCCTTTGCAGATGATTCTCTATTGTGCTACAAAGCAAGTAAGCAGGAAGCACTGAAGGTGAAGGAGATCCTCCAGCAATATGGACAAGCATTAGGACAAGTAATCAATTTTGACAAATCTGCAATGTTCTTCAGCAGAAACACTCCCAACCAGACAAGAGTGGTGATCAGCGAAGCATTGGATAGCATGAGGGAGGCACACAGTGAAAAATATCTAGGCTTACTAATGACTATAAGGAGGGCAAAGAATCAGGCGTTTGGATAtctaaaaagcaaaataaaCA AGGGAGGAAACGGAAGACTGCTTTGCTTGCAGAAATGGTTTAGTGCACAAGATGTGGAGTACATAACTAGTATTCCTCTCAGCTTATATAGAAGAAATGACAGACTTTATTGGAAACATAGCAAATCTAGTATGTATACAATGAAGTCTGGATATGCTGCAGCAAAATTGGAAGATGCATCTCAGAGTCGAAGGTTGGAACCTGGCTCAGAAACCAGTTGGGAAGTTAGGAAACACATTGTGTGGAAAAGACTATGGAGCCTTAACCTTAAGATGAAGCTGAAACATTTTTTATGGAGATGCCTGCAGAATAGCTTGCTAGTAAATGAAGCCATCTATAAGAGAATAGGGAAAGGAAGTAGCCTGTGTAGTTGCTGTGGTGAGGATACTGAGACCATTGAACACATTTGCTTTTTTTGTCCAAAGGCTCAAATGGTGTGGAAGATAGCTCCTGTGAGTTGGGAAGGGATAACTGAGCCGCAAAGTAACATACAGAGATGGTGGGATGCAGTGATGCAATCAGCTAAGAAGGAACAAGGACTGGATAGAATAAAGCTTACAGTTATGACAG CATTAGAGGCCATCGGCGGAGGAGGCACAGAAGAAGAGGGTCCGGCAGTGTCATTGGCCGATTTAAGAGTTGAAGAGGACCCTACTCGT ACAGATCTCATTCACAAACTCCATGTCAAAAGCCAAATGGAGATCGTGGTCATGCAGATTAAGAACCCCCAACTGGATTGCCAG GGAATCCCCAAACAATGCAACTCAATTCAGCCAACTA